ATACGAAAAAATAATTTTTGGACGCACCAAAATCTCATAAACAACCAACCCAGAGTCTAAACAAGGCTTTTACCAAGAAGAATCCAAAACCAAACTGCAAAAGCCCAAACACAAGTAACTCCAAGGGTCTAAACAAGGCAATCACAAAGAAGTGCTGTAACACTTCAGCCACCAAAAAGAACCATACCTAAGCTGCCCACTAGGAGTATTCCAAATGTCATTTTAAAGTCTACCATATTGTAACACACATGCCCTTGATGTTTTCTTTAGTGTGGCAAACATATCCTTTATGTTTTCTTTAGTGTGACAAATATGTTCTTACTTCAACATAAAGTCAGATAGAATTTCACATTAACAAAGTCATTACTGCATAACAATAACAACATGCCTTACAACACTAACATCAACATTGAATAAAGgcaaaattttaaattaacaaaGTCATTATTGCATAACAATAACATGTCTTACAACACTAACATCAATATTGAATAAATGCAAAATTCTAAATTAATAGTCATTACTGCATAACAGTAACATGTCTTATAACACTAACATCAActttaaataaaggcaaaattcCACATTAAGAAAGTCAGTATTGTATAACATTAACAACATGTCTTACAACACTAACATCAACATTAACCATAATCACCACTTGTTGACCAAAATACACATCAACACTACAAAAACCAAAACTAAAAAGTTATAACAAAGACTAAGATCTACAACATGTTCTTCATCATTTCCTTAGTGAGGTTGTCATCTCCATGGATCTTCTTAATGACCCTTCTATGTGTATTGATTTCTACATCCTTTTCctcatattttgaaattttaaaagctTGTAACTCTTGTATTTTTAGTTGCAATTcatcattgctttctttttcataccactcaaaataaatgCATCCATAATTAGCACACATTCACTCTATTAACATATAACATAAGCTGATTTCTAGGAAATCATAAAAGACATaaaagaatatagcaataaaTGTACCACAACGTATATGCAGCCCCAAAAGAGCTTCCCAAAGTTTCGTCCTTTCTTCCTAATTGTGCATATTACTGTTTTGACTCCAAAAGGACATCTTGGTGCGATTTCACCATGACTTGTACTCGAAATGAATGATTGAAAGTTCTGACTTCATGGATTTGACCCATTACTGTATGAAGCCATTGATGGAGAAGAGAGAAGAAGAATTTGAAAGGAGAAGAAGGGTATACAACCAGGGATTTGATCTGATTTTTTCATTAAACGAAGAAGAAATGTATTTTTTGGTAATTAAGTAAACgtgcaaaaaatataaaatttcctCTCATCACTGTTATTTGACACCTCACTCACGTTAGTATCTCATTCATTTGtgaaacaaatttttaaaaaaaatattaacgaTGCACACATttaattgttataaaaaaaaatttaacaatttattataataaaataactgttgtgtaattttgtctaattttaattatttatcctTCTAAATTGTATTAAAGATCGATAAAACTAATATTACTGTAAATACATATACGGGTTATGGTAGCCCGAAGTCCGACCGGGCGAGCCCATCAATGAAATCGCGGAACATCACAATTTCATTTTCACCCATTTTTTTCTCCCAAATCAAACACTTCTCATCACAACCCTCTCCTCAACAACAATGGCGTTATCAAATCTCCGACGACTAACCCAATCCACCCACCGCCTCCCCTCCCTCTCCTTCCTCAACCACTCCCCCATCTGCCGCCCCACCTCCACCCTCAAAGTCTCCGACCGCATCGTGCGTCTCTCCGCCATCGATTTCCAGGGCCAAAAACACAACGTCCTCGGCCTCACAGGCCAAACCCTCCTGAAAGCCCTAATCAACACCGGCCTAATCGATCCCGATTCCCACCGCCTCGAAGAGATCGACGCGTGCTCCGCTCACTGCGAAATCAACATCGCTCAGGAATGGCTCGATAAGCTCCCGCCGAGGAGTTACGACGAGGAGTATGTTCTGAAGCATAATTCGAGAGCTAGGGTTTTGAATAAGCACTCCAGATTGGGATGTCAGGTGCTTCTTAATCATGACCTTCAAGGTATGGTTGTTGCACTTGCTGAACCTAAGCCATGGGACACTTCTTAGGGATTTTATGAATTTTTCGTTGTTGAATAATGTGATTgggtgaaagaggtgaagtaaTTGAACCTTGTTGTGATTTAATGGTTTCTTGTTTTTGTAGTTTGCAATTTATGATGGAACTTTTTGTTATTTGAACTATTGTGCCTGTGATTGGCAATGAAATgtgatattaataattatttgcaaAGTTTAGATTGATGCTATTGCATATTGGTTATACTCCATCCATTCCTACCTGAATAGGAAAGATTTGTTCTGATTTAGATATGGTTTTTATCTTTTGTCAATTGTTATATAACCtctgtagcaccgacacctctgaaaaaagaaGACATGTTTGTGTCAGTGTTCGACACCGACACTTGCGATTAGGAttagtttattcatttttttccttCAAATTATTACTAGTGCCGATGTGTCAGAGTCGGTGTTGTGCTTCTTGTGCTTCATAGATTATAAATTATTTTGTCAATTATTTTTATTGGTGTCATTGCGTCTTCTTTATAGTGTTTTGGACTTCTTTATAGTGTTTTGGACGTCATGTGACTCCGTCCCCCTTAAACCCGTTAACTATGTAAGATCTATAACTATGAAGCACAAACATGGACACTGTTAAGAAACATGTTTAGgctatatattgtccgatgtgggactcttaacacaccccctcacgcccaggactagacaactggagcgtggaaagaAATGGCGGGTGACCCGacagcggaaaccatagaaggtgacccaccggatcttaaacgaggctttTGATATCATGTTAGGGTTTgtcctaactcatccttacaaaaccggttggtaaggtgaggagtgtccctctatatatactctttcaatgctctaccaTTCcttaaccaatgtgggactttaggatcttcctaatacacccactcacgcccagcactctttttggcttggtgcgtggatattaacggtgggtggccatggtccgatcgataggctctgataccatgttaagaaacatgtttaggccatatattgtccgatgtgggactcttaacagacACCATATACGACGTTGACGATGCTAATTATTTGAAATAGTAGAAGGGATTGAATGTAATCATGTGTTTTGGTGTTGTGTTTAGACACTAGAACTTTGAATGTGAAGTGTGAGTGCTATATACCTCTTCAATGCAAAAAAATAATGTAGAATCCTTTTGAAGGCTAAGGAACATagtgtattttttttatagttgATAAACTACAAATGTATCTTTGAATCCAAGTATCTATGAAGTTTCTTTGGGGAAAATGTTTCTTTGAACTAGGAATCCAATCCTACCCGTGTGAGTGTCGAGCTAGGAATTGTTGTTTTAGGTGGTAATTGGAGTCTTATTGTGGTTTGGATTCTCTATTGGTCACTTTTGAATCTTGTTAACTGCTTTTTGGGTTAATCGTCTTTTGTAAGTTAATGGATTTTTTTTCTGATTCTACGTGTTTGCTATGAAGTTTTAGTTCACGGTTTTTGTGGAATAGAAGGTATATTACTGGTCCAATACAGCCATGTGAGCTAAGCATCTTATCCCTAACCTTAGTGATTAATATTATGGCTAGAGAAAAGCAGTAGCGCTATATGTGTAGGAGAAGCTTCCAAACAGTTTCGTAACTGGAAATTTCCAGTTTCTTATTTACTTTGGATGTTTAAGATTGCTAAGGATTTTGAAACATTAAGTCTGAACATAAATAAAGCGGGGCTCATTTTCACCACAAGAGAAGGAGAAACATGTGTTGAAATGAAATAGCATTAAAGGCTTTGAATTACAAGGAGGCCAATTGAAGTTATCTCTTTTTCGGTCAATAAGATGGATGATTAATTGCTTAGCAACGATAGACGAATGTGTTGTTTAAAATCCTTCTTTGCTTTTAGTTTGGATGCTTGGGTAATCAAGTAGAGTTGGGATACTATGAAGCTGTGATGTAGGAACCTTTTGATAAAGAAAATTTGAGCCGTGTCTATATTTGCGGGATATTATGATTTGTTCTATGATAGTATCTCAACCTTAAGCTATTTGAAAGAAGTTATAGTTTTCAATCATGGGTCTTAATACAGAAGTCATTGGTTTTGATTCTTTTTAAAATACATATGCCCTTTTAACTCTTGGCTTAGGTATCTGTATCTTCAAGTACTTTCACCAGCAGATATGCAGTGTGTCAACTGAACATATTAACCGGAAGAACAATTATTgggtaatgataatgataatggaaTATAGGGATGTTATAATAACCATTCATCTATGAAACGCATACTAAGTTTGTCACTGTGTAGTGTTTAGATAGAAAATGACATTGATCACTGGTGATAAGTTAGGTTTAGCTTGGTCCTGGTTTGCTGCTAATTCCCTGTTCATTTGTGTAGATTTTATATTTTGATAATTTGATAAGGGTCCTCTACCTTTCAACGCCCTCTGCATGCCAATACATTACACAAGGGTATTTAGCAAGTGTGATTGCTCACCTTTCTAGGCGCATAAGCTGATAAGCACTAGGCTTATTTGATAAGTTCACTTTACAGGAGTACTATTATTTCAGAGTCCCTTGTTCTAATCCTTCTTGCTAGACAAGATACCAAAGCTAATAATGAAATATTGAGATTGAGGATTTATCTACTGCCTAGGAAGATATAGTTTTTTAATACTACGATTCAGATTTAGGTACCTGCAATAAGTTTTCAATGAATGCCATTTCTCAATCTGCCGCTTTTGATGCCGCATATGAATAAGAATACTGAGGTGAAGCAGGTGTGTAGTTTGTTAAATGCAGTTTGAAGACCTTAAACAAGAGGGATTCCCACTCATTTCAATGTAGTTTGGATTGTAGTTTAGGTTGTGTTGCATACACTACATTGTTTTGTTATCCGCTCATTCTCTTTTTTCCTCCAAAAACTTCCCTCCATTCTCCCTTACCTGTTGTGCCTGTGACCATGCCCTCGCCCTGTTTTGAGAAGATGAATTCACTTAATTTCTTCATGGGGTTCAAAAAGATGAATGTAAATCATGAAGCTAATGCATTTATCATCACTCCAGACACATATATGATACTATTTACTTTCAATTTAGTAGTCCATTTTGTACCGGAAGTTTTAGTAAATGCTATTGAGTGATTGAGTATTTCTTAAATGTAGGGTTGTTTAAATGTAGGGCtgttcatggttctatcagaaacACCTAATTGAACCATAGTATAATGTCACGAATTGAATCAATTGTTTCAATTTATTCAAAATCGAATTGAACTAAAGAGATTGGTTTGATATATCGGTTCGGCAATTTGTTGAAGAATTGAAttgttatacttttttttttatttctttaacaaATTGTTTAAAATgttaattagtatttttttttaattcttagtTACGATTTCAGTTTCAGTTTCGGTGAGTTCATTTGTCATTTAATTTGGTTCTATATCTGTTTGTGTAACATGATTCTGTTTAATAACTAAGTTTTGTGAACTTCAGTTATGTTTGACGGTTTGGTTATTTAAATTGCAGTTATGTTCAACAGTTTGATTTGGTTCAACGGTTTGTTTTAATGTCACATTGGTGTATATATAAAGAAACGAATCAATACAAAAGTGTCATGCTCATGAGACAGTGACACACTACTCCCACCATCCATAACGAAATTAAACCAATAATATAAGCAAACCAATAATAAGATTTGACAATGAGTTAGACATTGTGTATTACGCCATTAAGCCAGTATTTTGAAGCAACCGTAGTTTCTTTCAACCCACCATTCCTCCCAATATTGTATTATAAACCGCAGCTGCAAGCCACTTGCCTGCattatgtgtttttttttggTTAGAAATTTTACTTTTCCACACATGGAATCTCAATTCTTCAAATTGATACAAATGTCTCATGGAATATAATAACCGAGCATGTTTTtgaagttttagaattttttttaaacagtAAAGcagatcaatatatatatatatatatatatatatatatatatatatatatatatatatggagacgTACGATGAAGAACAAAGCATATGAAACACTTATTCGTTAATTTCCTCAAAGTTAGAGATGATAATGGGTAGAGTTTGGGTAGAGTATTATAGTATGAAAAAATGAGATATGCACTGATAgtgtaatattattttatactgtcaaccaatcaccaccatgaaTCTCGCCGCATCATACTGTAAATTTTAAGTTACAGGTATGACTTGGCCAGATAATTTATtcctattggttgacaatgtaaaactattttacactgttatTGCATAACCATTAAATTCTTATAGTATTTGTCTTCATATttatagtttgaaaaaaaatCTCCATTCTCGTTCTCAtatatgtaatttttaaaaaaactatacCCGAGTCAATATCCTTGTGGATACCAATTTTTATACTCGTACTTGTATCCTATGGATACTAGTACTCATACTCGTTACCTTCAATTCTagtaaaaaaaatctatcaatagAGAactatcatatcattttaaatttttaacaaaattaacgaaaaaatcaaagattttacTGTTGAATTATGAAATAGGCGAacacttatattaaaatatgtaATAGTTCAACTGCAGTGTATTCTTTTAAAGAGAGAAACATACATTTATATATgatgatataaattaaaaaaatataaatatacattgtgCGGGTATGTGGCGGGGTGGGTGGGTATTAACGTACCCGTACCCGTACCCGTACCCGCACTCATATCCGCTTATTTTAATGAGTAATCGCTACAAATTTATATTTAGTTCATATGCTCATCAACACGCAAATAGCATTAAGATCAAGAATAAGTGAATAGTAACTAGAATATCAAATCATGAAAAATAGTACAAAGCTAGTCACGTAGTTCAACAAATCAAATAAGCTTCATCTAACAAAACTTAATCAAAAGTaaattagctactcatagtaatacAAGTCACTACCATGAGTTTAGAAGAAAAGTACATTAAATTCAATGAATAATATGGTCTCCATTGAGTGAAAAACTCTAAAATCCATTGCTCCATAATTGTTTTTTCATCACTTTCTAGCTCCAAAATTCGCAACCCCTTGTAAAATCCAACTTTTGATACTTTTAAATaaccaaaacatgtgatttcCAGGAACCATCGAGCACACGATACTTTCCGTAGTGCACTCAATTGGATTTTAACACCAACATTGTGCACACGATGCTTTCCATAGTGCACACGATCCTTCCTTCGTGCCTCATCATGTAAACAATGATAGAGGGCGTGTACAAAAATTTTCTTGGGGCCTTTTTGCCTTTTGCTTGCCGAATTTACCAATTATCATATTTGTTCTCCTATTATTTACTTATTCAAATGTTCACTCTCTCTTCTACAATTTTTCACTCAATTAACtaaaaaacaacttcaaatgaTAAAAATGTTTGTAAAAAAATGATATGATGACAAAGTGTCATCATCAACCAATAAATTTTTCttacaaaaaatgtttttactaTGCATTTTTCAGATTATTCATAACACTGAATGTCATATCATGAACAAACACCATGAATATAAATGTCTTATTAAATCATAAGAAATTCAACATTAAAATACAAGCCAACAACATAATATGTTTGAGGTGTTCTATGACAGTTTACTCAGGGAAAATATGCAAAACAATGGCACCTTAAGGTCCGGGGTTTCATTAATGAAACCCTAAAGGAAAAGGTACAAGATAAAATCCCATAAGGGGACTATTAATTATTACATAAAGTATTTAAGAGCATGGCTACAAGAAGGCACCAAGAGAAAAACAACAAAGACGAACTCATTGATCATCCTCCTGATGTTGCCTTTCTAAGTAATCTCCTGGAGAGCGGAATCTTCCTTGAGAGTTTCTTACGTGCCCTTACTTTGACACTTTAGTTTTAACTTGAACGTTCCCACCAAGAGATGCATCAGATGCCTTGGGGAGTGACACATGTTCTTCATCCTCTAGATGACC
The Vicia villosa cultivar HV-30 ecotype Madison, WI linkage group LG6, Vvil1.0, whole genome shotgun sequence genome window above contains:
- the LOC131609200 gene encoding uncharacterized protein LOC131609200 — translated: MALSNLRRLTQSTHRLPSLSFLNHSPICRPTSTLKVSDRIVRLSAIDFQGQKHNVLGLTGQTLLKALINTGLIDPDSHRLEEIDACSAHCEINIAQEWLDKLPPRSYDEEYVLKHNSRARVLNKHSRLGCQVLLNHDLQGMVVALAEPKPWDTS